The Deinococcus depolymerans genome includes a region encoding these proteins:
- a CDS encoding autotransporter outer membrane beta-barrel domain-containing protein encodes MKRAITTLTAALLGSAAAQEIATSLPLTSVGNKLMWTVGDQDLRLIVGLSSRVQLDVYGAQFDPQDYRSDDYYGDENYSTERPKAPVSSTFTLLNADGKTVREQTFGVGAQDWQAFLNDDLPAGTYTLKVRTEGNGKNTFAFRLNSISAAVEADHLNVTIRSGDWVPALNVANPGGPMGIRMYDGDGPGELEAELRDAQGNAYPVKVSGQLQWDDIKVPEAAGNYTLYLRQPKDTYQYSNSVGFELTTGPIKIVTADTTGRLDIRAELVLPDETLPTQATVTVGEQAYNVQGSAGPFTLPAKEYPVTAEPVKGAEVTLNAPAVTVVRKETAHVAVQVKPSMALNFEADRPEVCVGDVVTFTARATTDFERQALPASLRVKLPEGFTAAGETTVTARVDAANPGLLRFEAKAEAAGSGTFTATLAPWNKTQNLNVRVLPTATQIELRRAPLPATLPGETVTVTLTLKNTSGAPAPYELTDAPGETLEALDPTTFSGELQPGEEKTLSYRARVKGDGGEQGQLSATLSSNCGSQQVVTGTQTVQTPPPPTPTPVVAVTRESTVRIPFDVPSTKNANQVIVAHQPPAGGSYVPGSSQLSGRPIADPQAGPSGRYYWTTPGAARGVLTYRVTHEGNLPALASPTLVGRYAGGQLNVLVGDGNLDDLNTLSNVTVAPAVPENAGPLKLPLDGTVYRERDRITVAVESPADSAALPSVNGVPVDPATLGRKSVDAATGTQRQEFYGLPLRTGENTVTFGDQTVRVFLAGTPVRADLKAEQLVADGVTPIRIAVRLTDAAGLTTASSNVTVQTSLEPTQGDARPRVGSYQVKLVDGEGVLELEPLSAPTRFDVRLLLGDRVVSKAFEALPSKTRVGIGMVSVGALLQGSGAVSGEARGQGYLETPIGEGKLYVAASGGLNAERSAAGVTSVAQDRAQGLPTSSPLDRYPNLGDSSSESFPLQGIDPVAVRYEHPAFNVQYRQAPLPVDVFNLGITPTALSGFTRSNPQVSGFVAALPGDLVRRTLDAPGTRVLTLPDSGLQPDSETVELVTTDPRTGEQRVRALARLSDYTLDASAGVLYFQRPVDLVDSEGRAQQVRLSYRLNNPLGARTLAWGAQATYRVSDSLSASAAAVQLDGVTSVGVRARYSADQSRADLLAAYAGGGALVDASASLTGERLGVNASLHYQGAAYSGLNASATGLGVTADANYKLTDRLSVAAAAAYSSVPGTDSAPSSGGHADLKGLYSFSPFTLGAGIRAGFGNEQGLAGILSAAYNQGGLSVSAEHAQALSGQQDSATTVKASVPVTENVTLTARDDINWAKGHRASLGLQSRLGMTNLNVHYDLPGADGWGNRARFGADTTLPLNDTTSLGVNGSYLLDLDGNAENTSGWNAGVALRYKTDHLSGTLAADAATTGGNFSVALKGGASYRLNEQLTLSADGTQVFGADSGSNYAASAALRAGQWQGLAYLRYRDGALAGNTPELIGEANVEYHVPRYAVRAGIAGRSLLDQPGSATYQGSVSGTYYLTEQFGLGLAARGLIQPATGSTLLSLGVEGSYRALPGTWVTLGYNPVGFQGIGTNIYTRQGLYLRLDLTLDDGQANGVPLDSTSPPSPGTPANGGGR; translated from the coding sequence GTGAAACGCGCCATCACCACCCTGACGGCGGCCCTCCTCGGTTCGGCAGCAGCGCAGGAAATCGCCACGTCCCTGCCCCTGACCTCCGTCGGCAACAAGCTGATGTGGACAGTGGGCGACCAGGACCTGAGACTGATCGTGGGCCTCAGTTCCCGCGTGCAGCTCGACGTGTACGGCGCTCAGTTCGACCCGCAGGACTACCGCAGCGACGACTACTACGGAGACGAGAACTACTCCACCGAACGCCCCAAGGCCCCGGTCAGTTCCACCTTCACGCTGCTGAACGCCGACGGGAAGACCGTCCGTGAACAGACCTTCGGCGTGGGCGCCCAGGACTGGCAGGCCTTCCTGAACGACGACCTGCCCGCCGGCACCTACACCCTGAAGGTCCGCACCGAAGGCAACGGCAAGAACACCTTCGCCTTTCGCCTGAACTCCATCAGCGCCGCCGTCGAGGCCGACCACCTGAACGTCACCATCCGCAGCGGCGACTGGGTGCCGGCCCTGAACGTCGCCAACCCCGGCGGCCCCATGGGCATCCGCATGTACGACGGCGACGGCCCCGGCGAACTGGAAGCCGAACTGCGCGACGCGCAGGGCAACGCCTACCCCGTCAAGGTCAGCGGTCAGTTGCAGTGGGACGACATCAAGGTTCCCGAGGCCGCCGGGAACTACACCCTGTACCTGCGCCAGCCGAAAGACACCTACCAGTACTCCAACTCGGTCGGCTTCGAACTCACGACCGGGCCCATCAAGATCGTCACGGCCGACACCACCGGCCGCCTGGACATCAGGGCCGAACTGGTGCTGCCCGACGAGACCCTGCCCACCCAGGCGACCGTCACGGTCGGCGAGCAGGCCTACAACGTGCAGGGCAGCGCCGGACCGTTCACGCTGCCCGCCAAGGAGTACCCGGTGACGGCCGAACCGGTCAAGGGCGCCGAGGTCACCCTGAACGCCCCGGCCGTCACGGTCGTCAGGAAGGAAACGGCGCACGTGGCCGTGCAGGTCAAACCCAGCATGGCCCTGAACTTCGAGGCCGACCGGCCCGAGGTCTGCGTGGGGGACGTCGTGACCTTCACCGCGCGCGCCACCACCGACTTCGAGCGGCAGGCCCTGCCCGCCAGCCTGCGCGTGAAACTCCCCGAGGGATTCACCGCTGCCGGTGAGACGACCGTCACGGCCCGCGTGGACGCCGCCAACCCCGGCCTGCTGCGCTTCGAGGCCAAAGCCGAGGCCGCCGGGAGCGGCACCTTCACCGCCACCCTGGCCCCCTGGAACAAGACCCAGAACCTGAACGTGCGGGTGCTGCCCACCGCCACGCAGATCGAACTGCGCCGCGCGCCGCTGCCCGCCACGCTGCCCGGCGAGACCGTCACGGTCACCCTGACCCTGAAGAACACCAGCGGCGCGCCCGCCCCCTATGAACTGACCGACGCGCCCGGCGAGACCCTCGAAGCGCTGGACCCCACCACCTTCAGCGGCGAACTGCAACCCGGCGAGGAAAAGACCCTCAGCTACCGCGCCCGCGTCAAGGGCGACGGCGGCGAGCAGGGTCAGCTGAGCGCCACCCTGAGCAGCAACTGCGGCAGTCAGCAGGTCGTGACCGGCACGCAGACCGTCCAGACCCCGCCGCCGCCCACCCCGACCCCGGTGGTGGCCGTCACGCGCGAGAGCACCGTCCGCATTCCCTTCGACGTGCCCAGCACCAAGAACGCCAACCAGGTCATCGTGGCGCACCAGCCGCCCGCCGGGGGCAGCTACGTGCCGGGCAGCAGCCAGCTGAGTGGCCGGCCCATCGCCGACCCGCAGGCCGGACCCAGCGGCCGTTACTACTGGACCACGCCCGGCGCGGCGCGCGGCGTCCTGACCTACCGGGTCACGCACGAGGGCAACCTCCCGGCGCTGGCCAGCCCCACCCTGGTCGGCCGTTACGCCGGCGGTCAGTTGAACGTCCTGGTCGGCGACGGCAACCTAGACGACCTGAACACCCTCAGCAACGTGACGGTCGCCCCGGCCGTCCCCGAGAACGCCGGCCCGCTGAAACTCCCGCTGGACGGCACGGTCTACCGCGAGCGCGACCGGATCACCGTCGCCGTGGAAAGCCCGGCCGACAGCGCCGCGCTGCCCAGCGTGAACGGCGTGCCCGTGGACCCCGCCACCCTGGGCCGCAAGAGCGTGGACGCCGCCACCGGCACCCAGCGTCAGGAGTTCTACGGCCTGCCGCTGCGCACCGGCGAGAACACCGTCACCTTCGGCGACCAGACGGTGCGGGTCTTCCTGGCCGGCACCCCGGTCCGCGCGGACCTGAAGGCCGAGCAGCTCGTCGCGGACGGCGTCACGCCCATCCGCATCGCCGTGCGCCTGACCGACGCGGCCGGCCTGACCACCGCCAGCAGCAACGTGACCGTGCAGACCAGCCTGGAACCCACCCAGGGCGACGCCCGCCCCCGCGTCGGCAGCTACCAGGTGAAACTGGTGGACGGCGAGGGCGTCCTGGAACTCGAACCGCTCTCCGCACCCACCCGCTTCGACGTGCGGCTGCTGCTGGGCGACCGGGTCGTCAGCAAGGCCTTCGAGGCGCTGCCCAGCAAGACCCGCGTCGGGATCGGCATGGTCAGCGTCGGCGCGCTGCTGCAGGGCAGCGGCGCCGTGTCCGGCGAGGCGCGCGGCCAGGGTTACCTGGAAACGCCGATCGGCGAGGGCAAACTGTACGTCGCGGCCAGCGGCGGCCTGAACGCCGAACGCAGCGCCGCCGGCGTCACCAGCGTCGCGCAGGACCGCGCGCAGGGCCTGCCGACCAGCAGCCCCCTGGACCGCTACCCGAACCTGGGCGACAGCAGCAGCGAGAGCTTCCCGCTGCAGGGCATCGACCCGGTCGCCGTGCGCTACGAGCACCCGGCCTTCAACGTGCAGTACCGTCAGGCGCCCCTGCCCGTCGACGTGTTCAACCTGGGCATCACGCCCACCGCCCTGAGCGGCTTCACCCGCAGCAACCCGCAGGTGTCGGGCTTCGTGGCGGCGCTGCCCGGCGACCTGGTGCGCCGCACCCTGGACGCCCCCGGCACCCGCGTCCTGACCCTGCCCGACAGCGGCCTGCAGCCCGACAGCGAGACGGTGGAACTCGTGACCACCGACCCGCGCACCGGCGAGCAGCGCGTCCGCGCCCTGGCCCGCCTGAGCGACTACACCCTGGACGCCAGCGCCGGCGTGCTGTACTTCCAGCGGCCGGTGGACCTGGTGGACAGCGAGGGCCGCGCCCAGCAGGTGCGCCTCAGCTACCGCCTGAACAACCCGCTGGGGGCGCGCACCCTGGCCTGGGGCGCCCAGGCCACCTACCGCGTCAGCGACAGCCTGAGCGCCTCGGCGGCCGCCGTGCAACTCGACGGCGTGACCAGCGTGGGTGTCCGCGCCCGCTACAGCGCCGACCAGAGCCGCGCGGACCTGCTCGCCGCGTACGCCGGGGGCGGCGCCCTGGTGGACGCCAGCGCCAGCCTGACCGGCGAGCGGCTGGGCGTGAACGCCAGCCTGCACTACCAGGGCGCCGCCTACAGCGGCCTGAACGCCTCGGCCACCGGTCTGGGCGTCACGGCCGACGCCAACTACAAACTCACGGACCGCCTGTCCGTCGCGGCGGCCGCCGCCTACAGCAGCGTGCCCGGCACCGACAGCGCGCCCAGCAGCGGCGGGCACGCCGACCTCAAAGGCCTGTACAGCTTCTCGCCCTTCACCCTCGGGGCCGGCATCCGCGCCGGGTTCGGGAACGAGCAGGGACTGGCCGGGATTCTCAGCGCCGCCTACAACCAGGGAGGCCTGAGCGTCAGCGCCGAGCATGCCCAGGCGCTGAGCGGCCAGCAGGACAGCGCCACCACCGTCAAGGCCAGCGTTCCCGTCACCGAGAACGTCACCCTGACCGCCCGCGACGACATCAACTGGGCCAAGGGCCACCGCGCCAGCCTGGGCCTGCAGTCCCGCCTGGGCATGACCAACCTGAACGTCCACTACGACCTGCCCGGCGCGGACGGCTGGGGCAACCGCGCCCGCTTCGGCGCGGACACCACCCTCCCGCTGAACGACACCACCAGCCTCGGCGTCAACGGCAGTTACCTGCTGGACCTCGACGGGAACGCCGAGAACACCAGCGGCTGGAACGCCGGCGTGGCCCTGCGCTACAAGACCGATCACCTCAGCGGCACGCTCGCCGCCGACGCCGCCACCACCGGCGGGAACTTCAGCGTGGCCCTCAAGGGCGGCGCCAGCTACCGCCTGAACGAGCAGCTGACCCTCAGCGCCGACGGCACCCAGGTGTTCGGCGCCGACAGCGGCAGCAACTACGCCGCGTCGGCCGCGCTGCGCGCCGGACAGTGGCAGGGCCTGGCGTACCTGCGCTACCGCGACGGCGCGCTGGCCGGCAACACCCCGGAACTGATCGGCGAGGCGAACGTGGAATACCACGTCCCGCGCTACGCCGTGCGCGCCGGCATCGCCGGCCGCAGCCTGCTCGACCAGCCGGGCAGCGCCACCTACCAGGGCTCCGTGAGCGGCACGTACTACCTGACCGAGCAGTTCGGTCTGGGGCTCGCTGCGCGCGGCCTGATCCAGCCGGCCACCGGTTCGACCCTGCTGAGCCTGGGCGTGGAAGGCAGCTACCGCGCGCTGCCCGGCACCTGGGTCACGCTGGGCTACAACCCGGTCGGCTTCCAGGGCATCGGCACCAACATCTACACCCGCCAGGGCCTGTACCTGCGCTTGGACCTGACCCTCGACGACGGTCAGGCGAACGGCGTGCCCCTGGACTCGACCTCGCCACCTTCACCGGGCACGCCTGCCAACGGGGGAGGCCGCTGA
- a CDS encoding DUF11 domain-containing protein, producing MRKPSVLHTLTALLLTLVAPANAAGTAAGTVIQNAAVLEFTPEDGPPTSIPTPPVQTTVTAVCAASVLPNGTVAAPGQSFDLLPGESAVLRYVVGNTGNARNTLNLRVSDAASQFTPGALTLHEDANGNGQIDPNEPPITALSLGADETRPVLVRVTTAAANRGSAYLNLIADCATNTGGRPGETDDDNVARVRVGEPPVLTLGKTFTPAVIRPGQDTLVTLTARNAGQGPSRPVTVTDFLNTPAMRDFVFRSASAALTGGGVIEYSADGTSWSATETAPVAAVRARADSLAPGESLTLTFRLTAPDTDLGTRRNVAQLRSSDVSVDAPADVTVRFTPSIALGPISNPEALPGGELSADDKQVRQNALLGQEVCFPHTVKNLGDRPDTITITGRIALGEGSVRFTERDGTPITEPFRVPDLAPQGTRDFNACYVTTRTGSSSAAEDLRAELTARSSRGAADNLTVDCILNVSANLLAPVKTGDAGEGLVAPGQVITYTLSFQNRQTFPLTNVVLRDNLRRLQILNATGQVTRTDRLDFVSADQGGTPEGDEIVWRFARLNPGDSVTLTLRARVPASTPDGARMVNTFTVSSSEVPEPTPSNEVVNGVFDAANLTLVKTSNPATVAFGQTITYTFTVTNRSATAALQEIRVTDNLPAGLNYVSGSSRLNGAEIIPTVTDREYVWLIPGLAPGATAVITFDAIVTPDAGTQIRNSAVATAISNDGETKTPPSSALNTIDPLIFGRNTADLVGYVFLDVNRNGTYDRGTDIPCQNARVILAGGRTALTDAEGRYHFRNLLEGTAALRLDPNSVAAQNISVPQDAGRPGSRLVFVRNLTSVDFPLAPQAGDIAVIRDTTLRVSSSLPGQPARTLLIRKQVFMTDVPGEYRTQLILNASADLGGVTVTDPLPQGAVLTDGQNTLTYDTLASGERAVTYRFRWAGDPKGAVTDPTASWRY from the coding sequence GTGCGAAAACCCTCTGTGCTCCACACGCTGACAGCGCTGCTGCTGACCCTGGTCGCACCGGCGAACGCAGCGGGCACGGCAGCCGGGACCGTGATCCAGAACGCCGCCGTTCTTGAATTCACGCCGGAAGACGGCCCGCCCACATCCATTCCCACCCCGCCCGTCCAGACGACCGTCACGGCCGTGTGCGCCGCCAGCGTCCTGCCCAACGGTACGGTCGCCGCGCCGGGACAGAGCTTCGACCTGCTGCCCGGCGAGAGCGCGGTGCTGCGCTACGTGGTGGGCAACACCGGGAACGCCCGCAACACCCTGAACCTGCGCGTCAGCGACGCCGCCTCGCAGTTCACGCCCGGCGCCCTCACCCTTCACGAGGACGCAAACGGCAACGGCCAGATCGACCCGAACGAACCGCCCATCACAGCCCTCAGCCTGGGTGCCGACGAGACCCGCCCGGTCCTGGTGCGCGTCACGACCGCCGCCGCCAACCGCGGCAGCGCCTACCTGAACCTGATCGCCGACTGCGCCACGAACACCGGCGGCCGCCCCGGCGAGACCGACGACGACAACGTCGCGCGCGTACGCGTGGGCGAACCGCCGGTCCTGACGCTCGGCAAGACCTTCACGCCCGCCGTCATCCGCCCCGGCCAGGACACCCTGGTGACCCTCACCGCCCGCAACGCCGGCCAGGGCCCCTCGCGGCCCGTGACCGTCACGGACTTCCTGAACACCCCCGCCATGCGCGACTTCGTGTTCCGCAGCGCCAGCGCCGCCCTGACGGGGGGCGGCGTGATCGAGTACAGCGCCGACGGCACCAGCTGGTCCGCCACTGAAACGGCCCCCGTCGCGGCCGTCCGCGCCCGCGCCGACAGCCTCGCGCCCGGCGAGAGCCTGACCCTGACCTTCCGCCTGACCGCGCCCGACACGGACCTCGGCACCCGCCGCAACGTCGCGCAGCTGCGCAGCAGCGACGTGAGCGTGGACGCCCCGGCCGACGTGACCGTGCGCTTCACGCCCAGCATCGCCCTCGGGCCGATCAGCAACCCCGAAGCGCTGCCCGGCGGTGAACTCAGCGCCGACGACAAGCAGGTGCGCCAGAACGCCCTGCTCGGCCAGGAAGTCTGCTTCCCGCACACCGTCAAGAACCTCGGGGACCGCCCGGACACCATCACCATCACCGGCCGCATCGCGCTCGGCGAGGGCAGCGTCCGCTTCACCGAACGCGACGGCACGCCCATCACCGAACCGTTCCGCGTGCCGGACCTCGCCCCGCAGGGCACCCGGGACTTCAATGCCTGCTACGTCACCACCCGCACCGGCAGCAGCAGCGCCGCCGAGGACCTGCGCGCCGAACTGACCGCCCGCAGCAGCCGCGGCGCCGCCGACAACCTGACGGTCGACTGCATCCTGAACGTCTCCGCGAACCTGCTGGCCCCTGTCAAGACCGGTGACGCCGGCGAGGGACTGGTCGCGCCCGGACAGGTCATCACCTACACCCTGAGCTTCCAGAACCGCCAGACCTTCCCGCTGACGAACGTGGTCCTGCGCGACAACCTGCGCCGACTGCAGATCCTGAACGCCACCGGACAGGTCACCCGCACCGACCGTCTGGACTTCGTCTCGGCCGACCAGGGCGGCACGCCCGAAGGGGACGAGATCGTGTGGCGCTTCGCGCGCCTGAACCCCGGCGACAGCGTCACCCTCACCCTCAGGGCCCGCGTGCCCGCCAGCACCCCGGACGGCGCGCGCATGGTGAACACCTTCACCGTCAGCAGCAGCGAGGTGCCGGAACCCACCCCCTCGAACGAGGTCGTGAACGGCGTGTTCGACGCCGCCAACCTGACCCTGGTCAAGACCAGCAACCCCGCCACCGTCGCCTTCGGGCAGACCATCACCTACACCTTCACCGTCACCAACCGCAGCGCCACCGCCGCCCTGCAGGAGATCCGGGTCACGGACAACCTGCCCGCCGGACTGAACTACGTCAGCGGCAGCAGCCGCCTGAACGGCGCCGAGATCATCCCGACTGTCACGGACCGCGAGTACGTCTGGCTGATTCCCGGCCTCGCGCCCGGCGCGACCGCCGTGATCACCTTCGACGCCATCGTCACGCCCGACGCCGGCACGCAGATCCGCAACAGCGCCGTCGCCACCGCCATCAGCAACGACGGCGAGACCAAGACGCCGCCCAGCAGCGCCCTGAACACCATCGACCCGCTGATCTTCGGCCGCAACACCGCCGACCTCGTCGGGTACGTGTTCCTCGACGTGAACCGCAACGGCACGTATGACCGCGGCACCGACATTCCCTGCCAGAACGCCCGCGTGATCCTGGCCGGCGGCCGCACCGCCCTGACCGACGCCGAGGGCCGCTACCACTTCCGCAACCTGCTTGAAGGCACGGCCGCGCTGCGCCTGGACCCCAACTCGGTCGCCGCGCAGAACATCAGCGTCCCGCAGGACGCCGGCCGCCCCGGCAGCCGCCTGGTGTTCGTGCGGAACCTGACCAGCGTGGACTTCCCGCTGGCCCCGCAGGCCGGTGACATCGCCGTGATCCGCGACACCACCCTGCGCGTGTCGAGCAGCCTGCCCGGCCAGCCGGCACGCACCCTGCTGATCCGCAAGCAGGTGTTCATGACCGACGTGCCCGGCGAGTACCGCACCCAGCTGATCCTGAACGCCAGCGCGGACTTGGGCGGCGTGACCGTCACGGACCCGCTGCCGCAGGGCGCGGTCCTGACCGACGGGCAGAACACCCTGACCTACGACACGCTTGCCAGCGGGGAACGCGCGGTGACCTACCGCTTCCGCTGGGCAGGCGACCCTAAAGGCGCCGTCACCGACCCGACGGCCAGCTGGAGGTACTGA
- the carA gene encoding glutamine-hydrolyzing carbamoyl-phosphate synthase small subunit: protein MIRKERAILALEDGTVYRGYAFGHRGETVGEVVFNTSMTGYQEIMTDPSYNGQIVTITYPHVGNYGVAIYDMESNKPYVRGFISREFSAEYSNHRAQQSLEAFMQQYGVVSIQGIDTRALVRRLRTGGVVKGVIAHRSYTHPEDPYGEFTPAEEQVYVSRALGHQDIDGHDMTREVTTALPYAFPTLRHGKRVVLMDFGIKHTIIERLAEVGIEPIVVPAHTTPAQIMALQPHGLFLSNGPGDPAPLEYAHKTAWELMGLLPTFGICLGHQILGLAAGGRTFKMKFGHRGGNQPVKNLLTGNVEITSQNHGYAVDIDSIPNGAFVATHVNLNDGTLEGMAHSRYPVFSVQYHPEASPGPHDSRYLFDRFIEEIDAFDGGSGTPIAKANAGRLGV, encoded by the coding sequence ATGATCAGGAAAGAGCGGGCCATTCTGGCCCTGGAAGACGGCACGGTGTACCGCGGGTACGCCTTCGGACACCGCGGCGAGACCGTCGGCGAGGTCGTGTTCAACACCTCCATGACCGGGTACCAGGAGATCATGACCGATCCCTCGTACAACGGGCAGATCGTGACCATCACGTACCCGCACGTCGGGAACTACGGCGTGGCGATCTACGACATGGAGAGCAACAAGCCGTACGTGCGGGGGTTCATCTCGCGTGAATTCAGCGCCGAGTACTCCAACCACCGCGCGCAGCAGTCGCTCGAAGCGTTCATGCAGCAGTACGGCGTCGTGAGCATCCAGGGGATCGACACGCGCGCGCTGGTGCGCCGCCTGCGCACGGGCGGCGTGGTCAAGGGCGTGATCGCGCACCGCAGCTACACGCACCCGGAGGATCCGTACGGCGAGTTCACGCCCGCCGAGGAGCAGGTGTACGTGAGCCGCGCCCTGGGGCACCAGGACATCGACGGGCACGACATGACCCGCGAGGTCACGACCGCGCTTCCCTATGCCTTCCCGACGCTGCGGCACGGCAAGCGCGTGGTCCTGATGGACTTCGGGATCAAGCACACCATCATCGAGCGGCTGGCCGAGGTGGGCATCGAACCCATCGTGGTGCCGGCCCACACCACCCCGGCGCAGATCATGGCGCTGCAACCGCACGGCCTGTTCCTCAGCAACGGTCCCGGCGACCCCGCCCCGCTGGAGTACGCGCACAAGACCGCCTGGGAACTGATGGGGCTGCTGCCCACCTTCGGCATCTGCCTGGGTCACCAGATCCTGGGGCTGGCGGCGGGGGGCCGGACCTTCAAGATGAAGTTCGGGCACCGGGGCGGAAACCAGCCCGTGAAGAATCTGTTAACGGGAAATGTGGAGATCACCTCCCAGAACCACGGGTACGCGGTGGACATTGATTCGATCCCCAACGGGGCCTTCGTGGCCACCCACGTGAACCTGAACGACGGCACCCTGGAAGGCATGGCGCACTCGCGCTACCCGGTGTTTTCCGTGCAGTACCACCCGGAGGCCAGCCCCGGCCCGCACGACAGCCGCTACCTGTTCGACCGCTTCATCGAGGAGATCGACGCCTTTGATGGGGGAAGCGGTACCCCCATTGCCAAAGCGAATGCTGGTCGTCTGGGGGTTTGA